The proteins below come from a single Chiloscyllium punctatum isolate Juve2018m chromosome 18, sChiPun1.3, whole genome shotgun sequence genomic window:
- the LOC140489077 gene encoding ferritin heavy chain, oocyte isoform-like produces MASQVCQNYHKDCEDAVNKQINLELYSSYVYLSMSSYFDRDDVALRHFAEFFEEQSHEEREHAEKLMAFQNKRGGRVLLQDVKKPEQDEWGNGLEAMQRALQMEKDVNQSLLDLHKLSSGHMDPHLCDFLERHYLDEQVKMIKKLGDHITNLKRLGAPENGLGEYLFDRLTLS; encoded by the exons ATGGCCTCCCAAGTCTGTCAGAACTACCACAAGGACTGTGAGGATGCTGTTAACAAACAGATCAACCTGGAGCTCTATTCCTCCTATGTTTATCTCTCCATG TCCTCTTACTTTGACCGGGATGATGTTGCCCTGCGTCACTTTGCTGAGTTCTTCGAGGAGCAGTCCCATGAGGAACGGGAACACGCTGAGAAACTGATGGCATTCCAGAATAAACGTGGAGGCAgagtcctcctgcaggatgtcaaG AAGCCAGAGCAGGATGAGTGGGGCAATGGTCTGGAGGCAATGCAGAGAGCTCTGCAGATGGAGAAGGATGTGAACCAGAGTCTGCTGGATCTGCACAAACTCTCCTCTGGCCACATGGACCCTCAT CTGTGTGACTTCCTGGAGAGGCACTACTTGGATGAGCAAGTGAAGATGATCAAGAAGCTGGGAGatcacatcaccaacctgaagagactgggagcccctgagaatggcctgggagagtacctgtttgacaggctcACCCTGAGCTGA